A window from Triticum aestivum cultivar Chinese Spring chromosome 6D, IWGSC CS RefSeq v2.1, whole genome shotgun sequence encodes these proteins:
- the LOC123141310 gene encoding uncharacterized protein isoform X2: MTWRCNHHTNALLWMRTMKLWSMMKMCTNRGKTLVQIRVLWVTSLHLKMLSVLARQIQNKKQRVYSDSHSQQLGNVGQNNNVMSKENFLYDMEMQPSNKRPSKDKNKDTSIHDENVQQEKENSSANKHGGQNISKVSRGGNATKHANKQQCGATNCLGADSIDVGTIVFFKSLGNPNKNVALGTLQSTNPEYKVEGVHLGNQFWAVRIDATLAKSDQLIRPLKKVNIIGHAAGLIIAWPSTFIAKIN, from the exons ATGACATGGAGGTGCAACCATCATACAAATGCCCTGCTATGGATGAG AACAATGAAACTTTGGTCCATGATGAAAATGTGCACCAACAGAGGAAAAACACTAGTGCAGATAAG GGTTCTTTGGGTCACAAGTCTACATCTCAAGATGCTCTCTGTGTTGGCAAGACAAATTCAAAACAAAAA ACAGAGAGTATATAGCGACAGCCATAGTCAACAACTTGGTAACGTTGGGCAGAATAATAATGTGATG AGCAAGGAAAACTTTCTCTATGACATGGAGATGCAACCATCAAACAAACGTCCTTCTAAGGATAAG AACAAAGATACTTCTATCCATGATGAAAATGTGCAACAAGAGAAGGAAAACTCTAGTGCAAATAAG CATGGTGGCCAGAACATTAGTAAAGTCTCAAGAGGAGGTAATGCAACAAAGCATGCCAAT AAACAACAGTGCGGTGCAACAAATTGCCTGGGTGCCGACTCGATAGAT GTTGGCACTATAGTATTTTTCAAGAGCTTGGGAAATCCAAACAAGAATGTTGCTCTTGGTACACTCCAAAGCACTAACCCAGAATATAAAGTTGAGGGTGTTCATCTTGGTAATCAATTCTGGGCAGTGCGAATTGATGCTACATTAGCAAAATCAGATCAGTTGATACGACCTCTAAAAAAGGTCAACATTATTGGTCATGCAGCAGGATTAATTATCGCATGGCCATCAACCTTT ATTGCTAAGATAAATTGA
- the LOC123141310 gene encoding uncharacterized protein isoform X1 has protein sequence MEKIILKKVGDRWREHKSDLKALYFDANKSMEANNTNVPKGVIKDQWITLVSNWMTPKAQGISETNRRNCAMRKSKHTAGTKSFPRVREEMRLKDPEKKYPHRAVLYMHTHKHKSDKNMNEQVVDLKKRIAENPALVDTSRGKTTWKGDVLNAVLGADKPGHIHGLGRVPNPNQVFDVSASRHFQNIHLSSLEDTSNEDLLVVRLKMEKLEKKLREEKKTLKDRVLWIRYLHLKMFLLLPRQIQKEKEFMVTVIVNNFILLGSRIM, from the exons ATGGAAAAGATTATATTAAAAAAAGTTGGAGATAGATGGAGGGAACATAAGTCAGATCTGAAAGCACTATATTTTGATGCAAATAAGAGCATGGAAGCGAATAACACCAATGTTCCAAAGGGTGTGATTAAGGACCAGTGGATTACTCTGGTCAGTAATTGGATGACCCCGAAGGCACAG GGGATAAGTGAGACGAATAGGAGAAATTGTGCGATGAGGAAGTCCAAACACACGGCTGGAACTAAGAGTTTTCCACGAGTTCGAGAAGAGATG AGACTAAAGGATCCAGAAAAGAAGTACCCACACAGGGCTGTCTTATACATGCATACACATAAGCACAAAAGCGACAAGAATATGAATGAACAAGTG GTTGATTTGAAGAAGCGTATAGCGGAGAATCCAGCTTTAGTAGATACtagtagaggaaagacaacatggaAGGGAGATGTTTTGAATGCGGTACTTGGCGCAGACAAGCCTGGACATATACATGGCCTGGGACGGGTTCCGAATCCAAATCAAGTCTTTGATGTGTCAGCTTCACGCCACTTTCAGAATATACACCTTAGTTCATTGGAGGATACATCAAATGAAGATCTTTTGGTTGTTAGACTGAAAATGGAGAAGTTGGAGAAAAAATTAAGGGAAGAAAAAAAAACACTGAAGGACAG GGTTCTTTGGATCAGATATCTGCATCTCAAGATGTTCCTTCTATTGCCAAGACAAATTCAAAAAGAAAA AGAATTTATGGTGACGGTCATAGTCAACAACTTCATACTGTTGGGCAGCAGAATAATGTGA